In the Blautia coccoides genome, AAGCTCCTTTTCATATAAAATCATTGTATCAGCCGGTTTGTCACTTGTCCAGAAGTAGATGATAATTGACAGCTATGCTGTAAAACACGGCGGTTTTATGTTAAAATATATGATGACTATTCTGTAGGCCTGCGCAGTTACTGCGCTGACCAAAGGAAAATGTTGGCGGACAAGCAGAAAGCTCATCACCAAAGGTGATTAGGTACAGAAGGACTGCAATAGGAGGATCATATGGAACAAAGTCGAGAAATTCAATATACAGAATTAAGGAAAACAGATGCCTGCATTTATGATGAAGTTGAAATGAAGGTTCCTGTCAAGGAAATATATGAAGTGGAAATAAAAGATTTGAGCGGCATCACGTTTCAAAAAAGAGATACAGTGCCATATGTAAAAGATTTTTCCGGTGATGCCAATTTTAAAAGGTGGAATCAGCAGTTTGATCTGTCAAATTGGCATTTTTTCATGGCCTTTGATGGGGAGAAGCCAGTGGGAGGGGCAGTGTTGTGCAGCCATTCTGCGGAGCTTCATATGTTGGAGGGCCGGGAAGATCTGGGGGTTCTGTGGGATATCCGTGTGGATTCTTCCTATAAAAGACGCGGTGTGGGCGGAAAACTGTTTTGTATGGTAAAAACAAAAGCCATAGAACTGGGACTTAACCAGCTCAAAATTGAATGTCAGAATAACAATGTTCCGGCAGTGGATTTTTATTTCCGACAGGGTGCTCATTTAGGCGCTATCAACCGGTATGCCTATTATGGGGACGAAGATGCGGCAGAGGAGGTTCAGCTTTTATTATATTTGGATTTGACAAGATAACAGAAAGCAGTTTTGGGCAGGGAGAGTAAGTTTAATCCGTGCCCAAAACTGCTCTACATGCTGATACACCTGTCTGAACCGCTTTGATCGGGAATGTATGATGTAGTAAAGCACTATAAGACCCGGGTAAGGAACTTTCGATAACTGTTTTTTGCAGTATTAGTCGGAAGCTTCTTACCAAAGAACAGCATCGCGTATGGGGAGGCCGGCACACCTATTAAAGGCTGTCAAACTATCTGATCCATATTTTTTGAAAGGAACTTCTTTCTTAGAATATGTATGGTGTAAAGCACTAATAAGACACCCCAGGAACCCGCCTCGGCATATGCAATGATCATATTTCCGCAAATCCCAACAAAAGCATAAGAAAATATGATCCGTGAAATCAAGGAAATGATACCTGCAAAGCTGGAAAACAGTATATCTCCGATTCCTTCTATGTAGCCCCGTACCGATGCTGCAATGCCAAAAACAGCATAGAAAACGGCAATTGTCTGAAAATAATTCTTTCCAATCTCTGTTACCTCCGGACTTACTCCAAACATAGCGATCAGATATCCGCCGGTCTCCACGATCAGCCACGTCAACAATAAGGAAATACAAAACATCATGGAAGTGCCAACGCAGACGATTTTGGGAATCTGCTTTTTTCTTCCTGCGCCATAATTCTGTGCCACAATTGTAGAGATTCCGGAACCAAGATTAACGATTGGCAGAAGCACCATAGTATCCACCCGATATGCTGTGGTGATCGCTGCAACTGTCTGTGTTCCAAATCCGTTCATGAAATTTTGTAATATAAGCCCTCCCAGTGATGTGATGCTGGATTGGATCATAGGAGGGATTCCTAAACGAAGCCCCTCTTTCAAAACGGAGTGATCCAGTGCCCACTTCTTTACAGAAAAACGCAGGCAGGAATGCTTCTTTATACTATATAGAATGATAAATATTGTCATAAAAGCCTGTGATATCACAGTCGCAATTGCCGCGCCCACAACACCCCAGTGCCAGACACTTACAAAAACAAGGTCCAGTATTATATTTACAACAGATGAAAATAAAACAGACACAAAAGGTGCACGGCTGTTTCCGATTCCGCGAAGCGCTGAGGAATAGACGTTATATACAGCAAGAAAAGGGATTCCGATCAGTATTATCTGCAGATAATCTTTTGCCATATAAATCGTATCCGGTGTTGTATTCATGATACGAAGCAGAGGATACGCGCCGGCAATACCGATCAGTGAAATGAGCAA is a window encoding:
- a CDS encoding GNAT family N-acetyltransferase codes for the protein MEQSREIQYTELRKTDACIYDEVEMKVPVKEIYEVEIKDLSGITFQKRDTVPYVKDFSGDANFKRWNQQFDLSNWHFFMAFDGEKPVGGAVLCSHSAELHMLEGREDLGVLWDIRVDSSYKRRGVGGKLFCMVKTKAIELGLNQLKIECQNNNVPAVDFYFRQGAHLGAINRYAYYGDEDAAEEVQLLLYLDLTR
- a CDS encoding MATE family efflux transporter; translation: MRNREKSKTENTAITLIRFCVPLILSSILQQLYNWVDAFIVGNVAGEKALAAIGSTGTIVDLFLNAITGFTLGLCILFAQKYGAGKKAHITKILSVFSVILGGIFLLISLIGIAGAYPLLRIMNTTPDTIYMAKDYLQIILIGIPFLAVYNVYSSALRGIGNSRAPFVSVLFSSVVNIILDLVFVSVWHWGVVGAAIATVISQAFMTIFIILYSIKKHSCLRFSVKKWALDHSVLKEGLRLGIPPMIQSSITSLGGLILQNFMNGFGTQTVAAITTAYRVDTMVLLPIVNLGSGISTIVAQNYGAGRKKQIPKIVCVGTSMMFCISLLLTWLIVETGGYLIAMFGVSPEVTEIGKNYFQTIAVFYAVFGIAASVRGYIEGIGDILFSSFAGIISLISRIIFSYAFVGICGNMIIAYAEAGSWGVLLVLYTIHILRKKFLSKNMDQIV